The Herbiconiux sp. SALV-R1 nucleotide sequence TCATCGCCTCGTTGACCCCCGACCGCACCTCGTCGGCGATCCGCCGCACCGAGTCGGAGAGCTGGGCCTCGATCTCGTCGAGCTCACCGCGACGCGACTCGACCTCGGCGCGCCCCGCATCCGTGATGGAGTAGACGGTCTTGCGCCCGTCGGCGGTCTTGGTGACGAGCCCTTCCTCCTCGAGCTTCGCTAGCCGCGGGTAGATGGTGCCCGCGCTCGGGCTGTAGGTGCCGCCGAAGCGGTCGCTGAGCGCCTGGATGAGCTCGTAGCCGTGCTTCGGCGACTCGTCGAGCAGGCTCAGCAGGTACAGGCGCAGGTGTCCGTGGCCGAAGACGGGGGTCATGCCGTCGCCCCCTCGTCGAAGGAGGGAGCGGATGCGGCGGAGGCACCGGCCGGCGTCTCCGCCGTCCCGTCGCCCGACTCCTCCCGGAACATGACGGTGATGTCGCCCGAGACCGAGTTCGCCCTGAACTCCGTCCACGCCCCGTCGAGTTCGCCGGTGTGGCCGTTGTAGCCGCCACCGCGGAGTCCCTTGATGGTGGAGGGGCCGAGCTGGAGGGTGCCCGAGACCGAGTTGACGTTGTAGCGTGCCGCCGTGCTCTCGTCGAGGCGCACGGTGAGGTCGCCCGAGACGGTGTTGTTCTGGATCTCGTCGGGCACACCCGTGCTGTCGACGAACACCTCCCCCGCGACGCCGTCGCAGGAGAAGCGGCGGATGGCGCCGGAGACCGTGATGTCGCCCGACACGGTGTGCGCGTTGACGAGACCGGTGTGATCGCGCACCAGCACCTCGCCGCTCACCGTGTTGAGGTCGAGGTCGCCCGTCACCGAGTCGACGACGACGTCGCCGTTGACGGTGCTCACCCGCGCATCCGCCTGCAGCCCCGAGATGAGACCCGAGGCCGAGATGACACCGAACTTGAGGGCGACGTCGCGCGGCACCAGGATGCTCACGTCGGCCTTCGCGTTGCCGCGCCACGACTTGAACACCTCGATGAAGTTGTCCCAGCGCAGCTGGGGGTGGTCGATCTCGAGGGCGTCGCCGTCGATGGAGATCTTCAGGTCTTTGCCCGAGACGGAGTGCACCTCGATGCGGGCGCCCGGCTCGTCGTGCCCGATGATGTCGACCTGCCCGCCGATGAGGCCGACCTTGAGCGAGCGCACGAGCTCGATGTCGATGACTCTCGGACCGTCGACGATCCACTTCTCCAAGACCATGATGACCTCCCGGTCGAAGTCGCGTTATATCGCGTTTCTGCTTCTGGGGACACGATAGATCGCGACCGACCCGAAAGTCAAGATATATCGTGAGTCGCCAGGAGGGGCGCGAGGCGTCAGATGATCCCGTGCTCCGTCATGAACGGCATCGGGTCGTAGCGCACGCCGTCGGCGCCGTAGAGCTCGAAGTGGGTGTGCTCGGTGGTGGCGTTGCCCGTGCGGCCGGTGAGGCCGATCACCTGGCCCGCCTTCACGGTGTCGCCGACGCCCGCCATGAGCGAGCCGTCTTGGAAGTGCATGTACATGCTGCACACGGCGACCCCGCCCACCTTGTGCGCGATAGAGATGTAGACGCCGCCCGTGCCGCCGTTGCCCGAGGCTCCGATGACGATGCCGTCGGCGATCGCGTGCACGGGCACGCCCGGCCCGTTCAGCATGTCGATGCCCTTGTGGAAGCCCTCGGCGCGTGGGCCGAACAGGTCGGACATGCGGTTGCCGTCGGGGTAGACGGGTGAGAAGCCCGCGGTCTCGGCCACCGCATCCGCCCCGGCCTGGCACTGGGCGCCGCCGTAGCCGCCCTGGCTGGAGGCCACGGGCTTCGGCGTGGGTGTCGGCGTGGGGGTGTGGATGACGTAGCCGTCGCGGGCGACGGCGGCGAGCTGGCCAGACGCCGCGTCGAACGACTGCTCGGCCCCGGGGGCGGCGTCGATGCGGATGTCGTCGAACGACCCGACGGTGGCGAGGGAGGCGGCGGGAACGGAGGTGGCGACCGCGACGCCGACCACGAAGGTCATGGCGACGACGCCCAGCACGGTTCCGCGGTACTTCACCCCGTCATTCTTCATCGGCAGCTGCCGGAGCACAACACGGCAGGCACACCCGGCACACCCGGCACACCGGGCGGCCCAGCGCGCCCGAGTGCACGTGTCGGTGGTTCGCACCAGAATCGGAGCATGTCACTCCCCATCGCGGACTACGCACTCATCGGCGACTGCCACACCGCGGCCCTGGTCGGCACCGACGGCAGCATCGACTGGCTGTGCCTTCCCCGCTTCGACTCCGCGTCGACCTTCGGTGCGCTCCTCGGCACCGAGGAGCACGGCCGCTGGGTCGTCGCACCCGCCGACCCGGGCGCCACCAGCACCCGCTCCTACCTCGACGACACCTTCGTGCTGGTCACCCGCTGGCAGACCGAGCAGGGCGTCGCCGAGGTCGTCGACTTCATGCCCATGGGCGCGGGCCGCGCCGAGGTGGTGCGCCGGGTGCGGGGCGTCGAGGGCACCGTGCGCCTGCGCGAGGAGCTCGCCATCCGGTTCGGCTACGCGGATGCGCTGCCGTGGATGCGCCAGGCACCCGAGCAGGGCGGCAACGCGGTCGTGGGGGTGGCCGGGCCCGACGCCGTGATCGTGCGCGGCCCCGCCCTCACCGCCTCGAACCACGCCCACACCGCCGAGTTCGAGGTGAGCGAGGGCGACGAGATCGACATCGTGCTCACCTGGTACCCCTCCCACCGCAACCCGCCGGGAGCCCTCGACGTCTCGGAGCAGCTCGACGACACCCTCGCCTGGTGGCGCGAGTGGGCGTCGGCGGCCCCGGTCGAGGGCGAGTACGCCGAGGCGGTGAGGCGCTCCCTGCTCGTGCTGCGCGCCCTCACCCACGCCGAGACGGGCGGCATCGTCGCGGCGGCCACGACGAGCCTCCCCGAGCAGTTCGGCGGCGCCCGCAACTGGGACTACCGCTACACCTGGATCCGCGACGCCTCGCTCACCCTGAGCGCCCTCATGATCTACGGCTATGAGGCCGAGGCCGGTCACTGGCGCCGGTGGCTCCTCCGCGCCATCGCGGGCGACCCCGCCGACATCCAGATCATGTACGGGCTCTCCGGCGAGCGCCACCTGCCCGAGTACGAGCTCGCCAGCCTCCCCGGGTACCAGGGCTCCTCCCCCGTGCGCGTCGGCAACGACGCCTCCACGCAGTACCAGGGCGACATCTTCGGCGAGCTCATGATCGCCCTGCGCGAGGCCCGGCGCATCGGCGTCGACGAAGACCAGTACTCCTG carries:
- a CDS encoding PadR family transcriptional regulator, producing the protein MTPVFGHGHLRLYLLSLLDESPKHGYELIQALSDRFGGTYSPSAGTIYPRLAKLEEEGLVTKTADGRKTVYSITDAGRAEVESRRGELDEIEAQLSDSVRRIADEVRSGVNEAMKSLKADLASAAREARASAKESARSARSAGASGAGWSQTGGSDASGFPSRAESAEALRSADVALTDFRQAMRLDLRKASARSLDPAVVDRLKLRLDEVRAEFRDELRPR
- a CDS encoding DUF4097 family beta strand repeat-containing protein → MVLEKWIVDGPRVIDIELVRSLKVGLIGGQVDIIGHDEPGARIEVHSVSGKDLKISIDGDALEIDHPQLRWDNFIEVFKSWRGNAKADVSILVPRDVALKFGVISASGLISGLQADARVSTVNGDVVVDSVTGDLDLNTVSGEVLVRDHTGLVNAHTVSGDITVSGAIRRFSCDGVAGEVFVDSTGVPDEIQNNTVSGDLTVRLDESTAARYNVNSVSGTLQLGPSTIKGLRGGGYNGHTGELDGAWTEFRANSVSGDITVMFREESGDGTAETPAGASAASAPSFDEGATA
- a CDS encoding M23 family metallopeptidase, which produces MKYRGTVLGVVAMTFVVGVAVATSVPAASLATVGSFDDIRIDAAPGAEQSFDAASGQLAAVARDGYVIHTPTPTPTPKPVASSQGGYGGAQCQAGADAVAETAGFSPVYPDGNRMSDLFGPRAEGFHKGIDMLNGPGVPVHAIADGIVIGASGNGGTGGVYISIAHKVGGVAVCSMYMHFQDGSLMAGVGDTVKAGQVIGLTGRTGNATTEHTHFELYGADGVRYDPMPFMTEHGII
- a CDS encoding glycoside hydrolase family 15 protein; translation: MSLPIADYALIGDCHTAALVGTDGSIDWLCLPRFDSASTFGALLGTEEHGRWVVAPADPGATSTRSYLDDTFVLVTRWQTEQGVAEVVDFMPMGAGRAEVVRRVRGVEGTVRLREELAIRFGYADALPWMRQAPEQGGNAVVGVAGPDAVIVRGPALTASNHAHTAEFEVSEGDEIDIVLTWYPSHRNPPGALDVSEQLDDTLAWWREWASAAPVEGEYAEAVRRSLLVLRALTHAETGGIVAAATTSLPEQFGGARNWDYRYTWIRDASLTLSALMIYGYEAEAGHWRRWLLRAIAGDPADIQIMYGLSGERHLPEYELASLPGYQGSSPVRVGNDASTQYQGDIFGELMIALREARRIGVDEDQYSWPLQRSLLGFLEKTWQRPDNGIWEIRGPQQAFTHSRAMIWAAFACGVEAVEHYGLPGDAARWAELRDTIRAEIEEHGYDAERNTFVQHYGGTQVDASLLLLGQIGFVAPDDPRMLGTVAQIEKELLRDGLLMRYRTETGVDGLAGGEHPFLACSFWLVGQYAHSGRLDDARALMSKLVALSNDVGLLSEEYDVEGRRQAGNTPQAFSHLALVRAADAIARASA